Proteins encoded in a region of the Armatimonadota bacterium genome:
- the pyrE gene encoding orotate phosphoribosyltransferase, which translates to MTEAEVLRILAECGAIQDGHFVLSSGLHSGRYFQCAQVLQYPQHTARLCKELALRLRGANAQVVAGPAFGGIIVAYELARQLGVRAVFAERQEGKLTFRRGFSLAPGERVVIADDVITKGTSLTENADLARSLGAEIVGAGVILDRSGSADFGLRLEALAHATVDNYAPESCPLCARGLAPAKPGSRI; encoded by the coding sequence ATGACCGAAGCCGAGGTGCTGCGGATACTCGCGGAGTGCGGAGCGATCCAGGACGGGCACTTCGTCCTCAGCTCGGGGCTGCACAGCGGGCGCTATTTCCAGTGCGCCCAGGTTCTGCAGTATCCGCAGCACACCGCGCGCCTGTGCAAGGAACTGGCCTTGCGCCTCAGGGGGGCGAACGCCCAAGTGGTGGCGGGGCCGGCGTTCGGCGGCATCATCGTCGCCTACGAGCTCGCGCGCCAGCTCGGCGTGCGCGCGGTGTTCGCGGAACGGCAGGAAGGCAAGCTGACCTTCCGCCGCGGGTTCAGCCTCGCGCCGGGAGAGCGCGTTGTCATCGCCGACGATGTCATCACCAAGGGCACCTCGCTGACGGAGAATGCCGACCTGGCGCGTTCCCTGGGGGCCGAGATAGTGGGCGCCGGGGTCATCCTCGATCGCAGCGGCAGCGCCGATTTCGGCCTGCGGCTGGAGGCGTTGGCGCACGCGACGGTGGACAACTACGCCCCCGAGTCGTGCCCCCTGTGCGCGCGCGGTCTGGCGCCGGCGAAGCCGGGATCCAGAATCTAG
- the pyrF gene encoding orotidine-5'-phosphate decarboxylase: protein MARVHPKLITALDFPTLREAAQMAEKLAGLVQMFKVGLELFNAEGPPALRAISDIAGAVFYDSKLMDIPNTVAGAAASIVSARVAMFNVHASGGREMMQAAVRAAADKAAELEIERPLVLGVTVLTSMDEAGMRELGIARGMREQVLALAQMAREAGLDGVVASPHEIADLKQACGEDFVVVTPGVRPDWAPHGDQKRVMTPRQAAAAGADYVVVGRPITRAPDPTAAAMRVSQELASA from the coding sequence ATGGCGCGCGTACATCCGAAGCTCATCACGGCGCTTGATTTCCCCACCCTGCGAGAGGCCGCGCAGATGGCGGAGAAGCTCGCGGGGTTGGTGCAGATGTTCAAGGTCGGCCTCGAGCTTTTCAACGCCGAAGGCCCGCCGGCGCTGCGCGCGATCAGCGACATCGCCGGCGCCGTCTTCTACGACAGCAAGCTCATGGACATACCCAATACCGTGGCCGGGGCGGCCGCGAGCATCGTCAGCGCTCGCGTTGCCATGTTCAATGTGCATGCATCGGGCGGGCGCGAGATGATGCAGGCGGCGGTGCGGGCGGCGGCGGACAAGGCCGCGGAGCTGGAGATCGAGCGCCCCCTGGTGCTGGGCGTGACCGTGCTGACCAGCATGGACGAGGCCGGGATGCGCGAGCTGGGGATCGCGCGCGGGATGCGCGAGCAGGTGCTTGCGCTCGCGCAGATGGCGCGGGAGGCGGGGCTGGACGGGGTGGTGGCCTCGCCTCACGAAATCGCGGACCTCAAGCAGGCGTGCGGCGAGGATTTCGTGGTGGTGACGCCGGGAGTCAGGCCCGACTGGGCCCCCCACGGCGATCAGAAGCGGGTGATGACGCCGCGACAGGCGGCCGCGGCGGGCGCCGACTATGTGGTGGTGGGACGGCCGATCACGCGCGCGCCGGACCCGACCGCGGCAGCGATGCGGGTTTCGCAGGAGCTGGCGAGCGCATGA